A genomic stretch from Terriglobus sp. RCC_193 includes:
- the hpnE gene encoding hydroxysqualene dehydroxylase HpnE, producing the protein MSVPSFDVIVVGAGLAGLAAASSLSAAGASVLILERKPFVGGRAYSYEHPVLHEEIDCQHVLLGCCTNLIDLCAKSGVADRIRWYDELTFLQPGNAPRTRLKPGGMPAPFHTSFDFLRAPMLAMKDKVAVARGLMEFLRGYPQDDSESFATWLKRTGQTEGAIKHLWEPVIVGALNDSFENCSTKYAGQVFHESFLKSAEGGRLGIPTLPLSQFYGYVAEQCVRQGAELRLSQSVTALRRNEDAWRVSTSEGDFVAHNVILATNFHQTASLLPQANDAFQHFKNAPITTVHLWFDRQITELDHAVLLDTGIQWLFHKSRIRRWTVERGSYCELVISASFEQLHQTREAIFSNALRELAMFFPAVNEAKLVKSGILKEARATFSVTPGLDVHRPKQDTGLPGLFIAGDWTATGWPSTMEGAVRSGRLAAEALSVSAGQNMRFLAQEPQASGLMQWIATRR; encoded by the coding sequence GTGAGCGTTCCGTCGTTTGACGTTATCGTTGTCGGTGCAGGTCTGGCTGGTCTTGCTGCAGCGTCGTCGTTGTCCGCGGCAGGTGCATCGGTACTCATACTGGAGCGCAAGCCCTTCGTCGGCGGTCGTGCATATTCCTATGAACATCCTGTTCTGCACGAAGAGATTGATTGCCAGCACGTGCTGCTGGGATGCTGCACAAACCTGATTGATTTATGTGCGAAGTCGGGTGTAGCGGATCGTATCCGCTGGTATGACGAACTGACGTTTCTGCAGCCGGGAAATGCGCCGCGCACACGCCTGAAACCCGGCGGTATGCCTGCGCCGTTTCATACTTCGTTTGATTTCCTGCGCGCACCCATGCTGGCCATGAAGGACAAGGTTGCGGTTGCGCGCGGATTGATGGAGTTTCTGCGTGGCTATCCGCAGGATGACAGCGAAAGCTTTGCCACATGGTTAAAGCGCACCGGACAAACAGAAGGCGCGATCAAGCATCTGTGGGAACCGGTGATCGTTGGTGCGTTAAACGATAGTTTTGAAAACTGTTCTACGAAGTACGCCGGGCAGGTCTTTCACGAATCATTTTTGAAATCTGCAGAAGGTGGACGTCTGGGGATTCCGACTCTGCCGCTGTCGCAGTTTTACGGCTACGTAGCTGAACAATGTGTGCGGCAGGGTGCGGAGCTTCGTCTATCGCAGTCGGTAACAGCGCTGCGCAGGAATGAAGACGCGTGGCGGGTGAGTACGTCTGAAGGCGATTTTGTTGCGCATAACGTAATTCTGGCGACGAATTTTCATCAGACAGCAAGCCTGTTACCACAGGCGAATGACGCATTTCAGCACTTCAAGAACGCACCCATCACAACGGTTCATCTGTGGTTTGATCGTCAGATTACAGAGCTGGATCATGCTGTGTTGCTGGATACCGGCATCCAGTGGCTCTTTCACAAATCGCGCATCCGCCGCTGGACCGTAGAGCGCGGAAGCTATTGCGAACTGGTGATCTCCGCATCATTTGAGCAGCTTCACCAGACGCGCGAGGCTATCTTCTCCAACGCATTGCGCGAACTCGCCATGTTCTTCCCCGCGGTGAACGAAGCGAAGTTGGTAAAGAGCGGCATCCTGAAGGAAGCGCGCGCCACGTTCTCCGTTACACCGGGGCTTGACGTACATCGTCCGAAGCAGGATACGGGGCTGCCCGGCCTGTTCATTGCGGGTGACTGGACTGCTACAGGATGGCCTTCCACTATGGAAGGCGCGGTACGCAGCGGACGTCTTGCGGCAGAGGCATTGAGTGTTTCTGCTGGTCAGAACATGCGTTTTCTTGCCCAGGAGCCACAGGCATCTGGACTGATGCAGTGGATTGCCACTCGCCGTTAA
- a CDS encoding DUF1800 domain-containing protein has protein sequence MRASNAFRAGLSAVLCGTLAAPAMPAAPRVNPVRPLDRNARAELMLQRFTFGPTASDLQSIRSVGIETWFQQQLNPENIPDSSFETRMDVYPALRMTQAERLQRYPEPATVRVLARSGKLPADPELRAIVSDQVEFYQMVQDNKAAKAQPAGNNMAAPMMNGAAEKPTAQTAAQVQAQAAVVNLEQTTPAMEKPQVDAILALSPNDRYVQLLHMPPAELIALRKGARGPLEAKLVDGMSPLQKETLLALSGTNRMINAETQGARLLRDIYSQRQLEAVMTDFWLNHFNIFSGKDGQEPSLIPQYEQTIRDHALGHFEDLLVATAQSPAMLRYLDNATSTGPNSLAAQRERRNPKNKSNSGLNENYGRELMELHTLGVNGGYTQKDVTEVAKVFTGWTLERPYDGGDYSFNPNRHEPGSKTVLGKTIKSGGEDEGREVLHMLATSPATAHFISTELAQRFVSDAPPKAMVDRMAQTFLKSNGDIKAVLLAMVHSQEFFTTATVNAKLKTPLEYVTSAVRASGAEVTNPLPLVQSLQQLGMPLYGCMPPTGYKWDEETWLSSSALINRMNFSLTLATNRVGGVSVDWTPVIADSNAATTHPVAMTSTALSNPEAMRKESLLEAKLFEVPVSAQTRSAVISQGNDNVAAQASQQFSQTNNGRVLTPAERDAQQQDKLDEMMMGHRNGMPPPTKAAGAVKGQAVVQRGLGATPAKMGPPPADKQAAAMAGLLLGAPEFQRR, from the coding sequence ATGCGTGCCTCGAATGCTTTTCGTGCCGGTCTTTCTGCGGTTCTCTGTGGCACCCTGGCGGCACCGGCTATGCCCGCCGCGCCGCGAGTCAATCCTGTGCGACCGCTGGATCGGAACGCACGTGCGGAGTTGATGCTGCAACGCTTCACCTTCGGTCCTACGGCATCGGATCTTCAAAGCATTCGCAGCGTCGGTATTGAGACATGGTTCCAGCAGCAGTTGAATCCAGAGAACATTCCCGACTCGAGTTTTGAAACGCGCATGGACGTCTATCCCGCGTTGCGCATGACACAGGCAGAGCGACTGCAGCGCTATCCGGAACCAGCGACGGTTCGTGTGTTGGCACGCAGCGGGAAATTGCCTGCCGATCCGGAGTTGCGCGCTATTGTCAGCGATCAGGTGGAGTTCTACCAGATGGTGCAGGACAATAAAGCCGCCAAGGCGCAGCCTGCTGGCAACAACATGGCTGCTCCCATGATGAACGGCGCAGCAGAAAAGCCTACTGCGCAGACAGCAGCGCAGGTGCAAGCGCAGGCCGCAGTTGTCAATCTGGAACAGACCACACCCGCGATGGAAAAGCCGCAGGTGGATGCCATTCTCGCCCTCTCCCCGAATGACCGTTACGTGCAACTCCTGCACATGCCTCCTGCAGAACTGATTGCGCTGCGCAAAGGCGCACGTGGCCCTCTGGAAGCGAAGCTTGTCGATGGCATGTCTCCTTTGCAGAAGGAAACGCTTCTGGCTCTTTCCGGCACCAACCGCATGATCAACGCGGAAACACAGGGCGCGCGGCTGTTACGTGATATCTATTCGCAACGACAACTGGAAGCCGTGATGACAGATTTCTGGCTGAATCACTTCAACATTTTCAGTGGCAAAGACGGCCAGGAGCCTTCACTGATTCCGCAATATGAGCAAACGATCCGCGACCACGCACTGGGACATTTTGAAGACCTTCTGGTGGCCACGGCGCAGAGTCCAGCCATGCTTCGTTATCTGGATAACGCCACCAGTACCGGCCCGAATTCGCTGGCAGCACAGCGTGAAAGACGCAACCCAAAGAACAAATCGAATTCAGGATTGAATGAGAATTACGGGCGCGAGCTCATGGAGCTACACACGCTTGGTGTGAATGGGGGATACACACAGAAAGACGTCACCGAAGTGGCAAAAGTGTTCACGGGATGGACACTGGAACGCCCTTACGACGGTGGTGATTACTCCTTCAATCCCAATCGCCATGAGCCGGGAAGCAAGACGGTATTGGGCAAAACGATTAAGTCTGGTGGCGAAGATGAAGGCCGTGAAGTACTGCACATGCTGGCCACCAGCCCTGCGACAGCTCACTTCATCAGTACCGAGCTTGCACAGCGATTTGTAAGTGACGCACCGCCGAAGGCGATGGTAGATCGCATGGCACAAACGTTTCTCAAATCGAACGGCGATATCAAAGCGGTGCTGCTGGCGATGGTGCATTCTCAGGAGTTCTTCACCACAGCGACCGTGAATGCAAAGTTGAAGACGCCGCTGGAATACGTCACCAGTGCAGTACGTGCAAGCGGCGCAGAGGTGACAAATCCATTGCCACTGGTGCAATCGCTACAGCAGCTTGGTATGCCTTTGTATGGATGCATGCCACCGACTGGTTACAAGTGGGATGAAGAGACATGGTTAAGTTCTTCGGCGCTGATCAATCGCATGAACTTTTCGCTGACGCTGGCAACAAATCGCGTTGGCGGTGTGAGTGTGGATTGGACGCCGGTGATCGCAGATTCGAATGCAGCAACCACGCATCCTGTGGCGATGACTTCAACTGCATTGTCTAATCCGGAGGCGATGCGTAAGGAATCGTTGCTGGAGGCGAAGCTCTTTGAGGTTCCGGTTAGTGCGCAGACACGCTCTGCCGTTATTTCGCAAGGCAATGACAATGTAGCAGCGCAGGCTTCGCAGCAGTTCTCTCAGACGAACAACGGTCGAGTGCTAACGCCGGCTGAGAGAGATGCGCAGCAGCAGGACAAGTTGGACGAGATGATGATGGGCCACCGCAACGGAATGCCGCCACCCACGAAAGCAGCAGGCGCAGTGAAGGGGCAGGCGGTTGTGCAGCGCGGTCTGGGTGCAACACCAGCAAAGATGGGACCGCCACCTGCGGATAAACAGGCTGCGGCAATGGCAGGACTCCTGCTTGGTGCGCCGGAGTTTCAACGGCGGTAA
- a CDS encoding DUF1501 domain-containing protein, which yields MFSRRAFVKNGALALVGTATVPQFLVRSVMAEQATAQANGKKLVVLFQRGAADGLNIVVPYREKNYYAMRPNIAIQPNEVLDLDGQFGLHPAMAPLLPLYQKGHLAVVHAVGSPDTTRSHFDAQDYMESGTPGIKSTQDGWLNRALQAERVDPKAARAFRAVALGTQVPRTLQGRLPAVAVSNVANFSVGNSQGAQATAVSNAFQEMYAGTHDRILSGEGQETFEAVRMLKATDPAHYQPANGVVYPSTSFANSLKQVAQLMKANLGVEAAFADINDWDTHQAQGAVQGRLANRLKEFSEAIACFWNDMGQDAEHITLVTMSEFGRTARQNGTGGTDHGHGNVMFVLGGTIRGGKVYGEWPGLEDHQLNEGRDLAITTDFRQVLAEATQHALGTRDLSQVFPGAKLGQDQYLQFV from the coding sequence ATGTTTTCACGGCGGGCATTTGTAAAGAACGGCGCTCTTGCATTAGTCGGTACAGCAACAGTTCCGCAGTTCCTGGTGCGTTCCGTGATGGCGGAACAGGCTACTGCACAAGCCAACGGGAAGAAGCTTGTGGTGTTGTTTCAACGCGGCGCGGCGGACGGTCTGAACATCGTGGTGCCGTATCGCGAGAAGAACTACTATGCGATGCGTCCGAACATTGCCATTCAACCGAATGAAGTGCTGGATCTGGATGGGCAGTTTGGATTACACCCCGCCATGGCTCCGCTGCTGCCGCTGTATCAGAAGGGACATCTGGCTGTGGTACATGCCGTGGGTTCGCCGGATACCACGCGGTCACACTTCGATGCGCAGGACTACATGGAGAGCGGCACGCCCGGCATCAAGAGTACGCAGGATGGATGGCTGAATCGTGCGTTGCAGGCGGAGCGTGTCGATCCCAAGGCGGCAAGAGCATTTCGTGCTGTGGCGCTGGGAACCCAGGTGCCTCGTACGTTGCAGGGGCGTCTGCCTGCAGTTGCTGTGTCGAACGTGGCGAACTTCTCCGTGGGCAACAGCCAGGGTGCGCAAGCCACGGCTGTCTCCAACGCGTTTCAGGAGATGTATGCCGGAACGCATGATCGCATCCTGAGTGGTGAAGGGCAGGAGACGTTTGAGGCTGTGCGGATGCTAAAGGCAACTGATCCTGCGCATTATCAGCCTGCCAATGGCGTTGTGTATCCGAGCACTTCCTTCGCCAACAGCCTGAAGCAGGTGGCGCAGTTGATGAAGGCTAATCTCGGCGTGGAAGCGGCGTTTGCCGACATCAACGACTGGGACACACATCAGGCGCAGGGAGCAGTGCAGGGACGTCTTGCGAATCGGCTGAAGGAGTTCAGCGAGGCGATTGCGTGCTTCTGGAATGACATGGGGCAGGATGCCGAGCACATCACGCTGGTCACGATGAGTGAGTTTGGTCGTACTGCACGACAGAACGGTACCGGCGGCACAGATCATGGGCATGGCAACGTGATGTTTGTGCTGGGAGGCACTATTCGCGGGGGCAAGGTCTATGGTGAATGGCCCGGATTGGAAGACCACCAGTTGAATGAGGGACGCGATCTGGCGATCACCACGGACTTCCGGCAGGTATTGGCCGAAGCGACGCAACATGCGTTGGGAACACGCGATCTTTCCCAGGTGTTTCCGGGCGCCAAACTGGGGCAGGATCAGTATCTGCAGTTTGTTTAA
- a CDS encoding DoxX family protein — MGRFFDRLQPFTLLILRLVFGAALISASWHKVIPHGGLHGNNLFSAIEKWNHYVMTLGMPAWLGTISALVEFLGGFCILLGLFTRLFGALITITLIVGIAKVTYPAYDASKYPLAICVLALVAAAFGAGMLSLDRRLSIE, encoded by the coding sequence ATGGGCCGATTTTTCGACCGTCTGCAACCCTTTACCCTGTTGATCCTGCGTCTTGTCTTTGGTGCGGCGCTCATCTCCGCAAGCTGGCATAAGGTGATTCCGCACGGCGGTCTGCACGGCAATAACCTCTTCTCCGCCATTGAGAAGTGGAACCACTACGTGATGACGCTGGGAATGCCCGCATGGCTCGGCACCATCTCCGCACTGGTGGAGTTTCTGGGTGGCTTCTGCATCCTACTGGGACTGTTTACACGCCTCTTCGGCGCGCTGATCACCATCACCCTGATCGTCGGCATCGCCAAGGTCACCTACCCTGCCTACGACGCCTCCAAGTACCCGCTCGCCATCTGCGTACTGGCCCTCGTCGCAGCCGCCTTCGGTGCCGGCATGCTCTCCCTCGACCGTCGTCTCAGCATCGAGTAG
- a CDS encoding serine aminopeptidase domain-containing protein: MAKSKKKQQNPPKTVQVIDPRWLLKMLGLTIGAAFVCAYLAMGAMIYMGSWQLVLHPTRKANGGTGLASEKLRFGTDASGQPQLSGEWITAGAESPRASYAVLYLRGADGQLDAADSTQIAALRDLGLNVLAFDYRGYGDSAQRPHPSQDHMLADAVSAWEYLTGTRHIQPDHVLVFGSGIGVSIGTQLLQNYGPGAGLIAYNADPSVETRVRADARVLLYPMHLVFHDGFPLDGLQHLATPKLLYTVGPLDKARTATYQGAADPKLTVEVPTHDAVVERAALARFLDSILPGGPVPVLAPTTK, translated from the coding sequence ATGGCGAAGTCAAAGAAAAAGCAGCAGAACCCACCCAAAACCGTCCAGGTCATCGATCCGCGCTGGCTCCTCAAAATGCTCGGCCTCACGATTGGCGCGGCCTTCGTCTGCGCCTATCTGGCAATGGGAGCGATGATCTACATGGGTTCCTGGCAGCTTGTCCTTCACCCCACGCGCAAGGCCAACGGAGGAACCGGGTTAGCCTCGGAGAAGCTCCGCTTCGGCACCGACGCCAGCGGCCAGCCGCAGCTCTCCGGCGAATGGATCACCGCCGGCGCGGAATCGCCGCGCGCCTCCTACGCCGTCCTCTACCTCCGCGGCGCAGACGGTCAGCTTGATGCCGCGGACAGCACACAGATCGCTGCCTTGCGCGACCTCGGCCTCAACGTGCTCGCCTTCGACTACCGCGGCTACGGCGACAGTGCACAGCGCCCGCATCCCAGCCAGGACCACATGCTGGCCGACGCCGTCTCTGCATGGGAATACCTCACCGGAACGCGCCACATCCAGCCGGATCATGTGCTGGTCTTCGGCAGCGGTATCGGCGTCTCCATCGGCACGCAACTACTCCAGAACTACGGTCCCGGCGCAGGTCTGATCGCCTACAACGCCGACCCGTCAGTGGAAACCCGTGTCCGCGCCGACGCCCGAGTACTGCTCTATCCCATGCACCTGGTCTTCCACGATGGCTTCCCGCTCGACGGCCTGCAGCACCTGGCTACACCCAAGCTGCTCTACACCGTCGGCCCACTGGATAAGGCCCGCACTGCCACCTATCAGGGTGCCGCCGACCCCAAGCTGACCGTCGAGGTACCCACCCACGACGCCGTCGTGGAAAGGGCTGCGCTGGCCCGCTTCCTGGACAGCATCCTGCCCGGTGGCCCCGTGCCGGTATTGGCACCCACAACGAAATAG
- a CDS encoding carboxypeptidase regulatory-like domain-containing protein, which translates to MRHFQLKALAALLALPFSAFAASTITGTVTNGTVNKPSAGDTVTLIRLAQGMQEATHTTSDAKGHYELNVPDEGIHLVRVTHEGANYFKPAPPGTTSVDIDVYSVAAKVPGVKLEADVMRLQTDSDGKNLRVVQHFFLKNDSAPPKTQFSPEATFDFTLPEGAVIEGGAAQGPGGMTVQSQPMPLPKKGHYSFNFAIRPGGQTQFQVSYHVPYSGSMKLTPTTVMPADNVIVMMPKQMKFDGGSTPWAPVQDEVDAQTFVARNLGANDVAEFTVSGSGQLPKPTETTDGSPQAPQGAPGAAQGPMQAQPTGASAEKPGGGLGNPIDTPDPLSKYKWWIIAGVGLALAAGAGFLLSRPQNTPATATTPDATTNSSTPTTVVPSHANIAPTTLLSVLRDELFQLESDKLTGKITEEQYARVKPALEIVLQNALERQKNA; encoded by the coding sequence ATGCGTCACTTCCAACTCAAAGCCCTCGCGGCGCTCCTTGCGCTGCCGTTCTCCGCCTTCGCTGCCAGCACCATCACTGGCACCGTCACCAACGGCACTGTCAACAAGCCGTCCGCAGGTGACACCGTCACGCTCATCCGTCTTGCGCAGGGCATGCAGGAAGCCACGCACACCACCTCCGACGCCAAGGGCCACTACGAGCTCAACGTTCCCGACGAAGGCATCCATCTCGTCCGCGTCACGCATGAGGGAGCGAACTACTTCAAGCCAGCGCCTCCGGGGACCACCAGCGTTGACATCGACGTCTACAGCGTCGCCGCCAAAGTCCCCGGCGTAAAGCTCGAAGCCGACGTCATGCGCCTGCAGACAGACTCCGACGGCAAGAACCTGCGCGTCGTGCAGCACTTCTTCCTCAAGAACGACTCCGCACCGCCCAAGACACAGTTCTCCCCGGAAGCCACCTTTGACTTCACGCTTCCTGAAGGCGCAGTCATTGAAGGCGGAGCAGCACAAGGCCCCGGCGGCATGACCGTCCAGTCGCAGCCCATGCCGTTGCCCAAGAAGGGCCACTACAGCTTCAACTTCGCCATCCGTCCCGGCGGCCAGACGCAGTTCCAGGTCAGCTACCACGTGCCGTACTCCGGCAGCATGAAACTCACCCCAACCACCGTCATGCCTGCGGACAACGTCATCGTCATGATGCCGAAGCAGATGAAGTTCGACGGCGGCAGCACCCCGTGGGCACCCGTGCAGGACGAGGTGGACGCGCAAACCTTCGTCGCCCGCAACCTCGGCGCGAACGACGTGGCAGAGTTCACCGTCAGCGGCAGCGGCCAGCTTCCCAAGCCCACCGAAACCACCGACGGCAGCCCGCAAGCACCCCAGGGAGCACCCGGTGCAGCACAAGGGCCCATGCAGGCTCAGCCCACCGGCGCATCTGCTGAAAAGCCCGGCGGCGGCCTCGGCAACCCCATCGACACCCCCGATCCGCTCTCCAAGTACAAGTGGTGGATCATCGCAGGCGTAGGCCTCGCACTCGCAGCCGGAGCAGGCTTCCTTCTCTCTCGTCCGCAAAACACGCCTGCAACAGCAACCACTCCCGACGCGACGACAAACAGCTCCACCCCGACCACCGTTGTTCCCTCTCACGCGAATATTGCTCCGACAACGCTCCTCAGCGTCCTGCGCGACGAACTCTTCCAACTGGAAAGCGACAAGCTGACCGGAAAAATCACCGAAGAACAATACGCCCGCGTAAAGCCCGCGCTTGAGATCGTTCTGCAGAACGCACTCGAGCGTCAGAAGAACGCGTAG
- a CDS encoding penicillin acylase family protein, whose translation MLLRRRILSAALIAATCLPALAQSKYQPQKGSEILWDKWGVPHIFAKSTKDMFYLYGYAQTEAHGELLMHVMAGSRGRSSEIYGPGDGDRNLKTDRWVWLNEVPKRSALWLSEQTPEFRGYLEAFAAGINAYAAKHPDRLSAEAKQVLPITALDVVQHTHHFVNFEFVAGSRLMDARNTETAALESPFAPTNMDMQDGSNGWAIGPSHTTSGNAMLLMNPHLAMAGEQSYFEAQLVAPGINLFGASQIGLPVMRFCFSDYVAITNTVNTNNGALQFTIKEQDGGYLYDGKVLKYETAQYPFRVKQKDGSLTTEIVQVQKTVHGPIVRRDNGIPIALYAAGLDKPFFLEQYWKMDTAHNLAEYQTQLKRLEVPMYNILYADRDGHIEYLFNANVPRRTGDWAMWTKPVDGSTSGTMPHGILSYDELPKQVDPASGYIQNSNQPPWDAAWPTMIDRAKYPAYVSSFFPLFRSDRALRMLSEDQKFTFDMLLQKKFSTRMEMADRMMDDLQSAVAQYGSPKAKKAAEILKNWDHAAEANSRGAFLFYVWAQKFIGPSVGMQTPKSMQNFAVPYKYDEPLTTPSGIKDPKLAAQMLDAAYDETVKTYGAPDRPWGEVMKFEINGQSDGNTSAPRGEALNGVSLPGNGGPGNLGIFRVITWGPLIDGKKTPVHGDGFTVALEFSKTGVKQAKTFVYYGESSQPGSPFHTDELPLAEKKQWRDVWRIRKEVLANLSSRETF comes from the coding sequence ATGCTCTTGCGCCGCCGTATTCTCTCCGCTGCCCTCATCGCGGCCACCTGCCTCCCTGCCCTCGCACAGTCAAAGTACCAGCCGCAAAAGGGCTCAGAGATTCTCTGGGACAAGTGGGGCGTCCCTCACATCTTCGCCAAATCGACGAAGGACATGTTCTACCTCTACGGCTACGCGCAGACTGAAGCCCACGGCGAACTCCTGATGCACGTCATGGCCGGATCACGCGGCCGCTCCAGCGAAATTTACGGCCCGGGCGACGGCGATCGCAACCTCAAAACCGACCGCTGGGTCTGGCTCAACGAAGTGCCAAAACGCTCTGCCCTCTGGCTCTCCGAACAAACGCCAGAGTTCCGCGGTTACCTTGAAGCCTTCGCCGCTGGCATCAATGCTTACGCCGCCAAACACCCCGACAGACTCAGCGCCGAAGCAAAGCAAGTCCTCCCCATCACCGCGCTCGATGTCGTGCAACACACGCATCACTTCGTCAACTTCGAATTCGTAGCCGGCAGCCGCCTCATGGATGCGCGCAACACCGAAACCGCCGCACTGGAATCGCCATTCGCTCCCACCAACATGGACATGCAGGACGGCTCCAACGGCTGGGCCATCGGTCCCTCACACACCACCAGCGGCAACGCGATGCTGCTCATGAATCCGCATCTCGCCATGGCAGGCGAACAGAGCTACTTTGAAGCGCAACTCGTCGCGCCCGGCATCAATCTCTTCGGCGCATCGCAGATCGGTCTGCCCGTCATGCGCTTCTGCTTTTCCGACTACGTAGCCATCACCAACACGGTCAACACCAACAACGGCGCACTGCAATTCACCATCAAGGAGCAGGACGGCGGCTATCTCTACGACGGCAAAGTCCTCAAGTACGAAACCGCGCAATATCCCTTCCGCGTGAAGCAGAAGGACGGCAGCCTGACCACCGAAATCGTGCAGGTGCAGAAGACCGTCCACGGCCCCATCGTGCGCCGCGACAACGGCATCCCCATCGCACTCTACGCCGCGGGCCTCGACAAGCCCTTCTTCCTGGAGCAGTACTGGAAGATGGACACCGCGCACAATCTCGCCGAGTATCAAACGCAGCTCAAGCGACTCGAAGTCCCCATGTACAACATCCTGTACGCGGACCGCGATGGCCACATTGAATACCTCTTCAACGCCAACGTCCCGCGCCGCACCGGCGACTGGGCCATGTGGACCAAACCCGTCGATGGCTCCACCAGCGGAACCATGCCGCACGGCATCCTCAGCTACGATGAACTGCCCAAGCAGGTCGATCCCGCCAGCGGCTACATCCAGAACTCCAACCAGCCGCCTTGGGACGCCGCATGGCCCACCATGATCGACCGCGCAAAGTACCCGGCGTACGTCTCATCCTTCTTCCCACTCTTCCGCTCCGACCGCGCCCTGCGCATGCTCAGCGAAGACCAGAAGTTTACCTTTGACATGCTGTTGCAGAAGAAGTTCTCCACCCGCATGGAGATGGCCGACCGCATGATGGACGACCTGCAATCCGCCGTCGCACAGTACGGCTCACCCAAGGCGAAGAAGGCCGCCGAAATCCTCAAGAACTGGGACCACGCCGCCGAAGCCAACTCCCGCGGCGCATTCCTCTTCTACGTGTGGGCGCAGAAGTTCATCGGCCCCTCCGTCGGCATGCAGACTCCAAAATCCATGCAGAACTTCGCCGTGCCTTACAAGTACGACGAACCTCTGACCACGCCGAGCGGCATCAAGGACCCCAAACTCGCCGCGCAGATGCTCGACGCCGCCTACGACGAAACCGTCAAGACCTACGGCGCACCCGACCGCCCCTGGGGCGAAGTGATGAAGTTTGAAATCAACGGCCAGTCCGACGGCAACACATCCGCGCCGCGCGGCGAAGCCCTCAACGGCGTCAGCCTCCCCGGCAACGGCGGCCCCGGCAACCTCGGCATCTTCCGCGTCATCACCTGGGGTCCCCTGATCGACGGCAAGAAAACACCCGTCCACGGCGACGGCTTCACCGTAGCGCTGGAATTCAGCAAAACCGGCGTCAAACAGGCCAAAACCTTCGTCTACTACGGCGAATCGTCCCAGCCCGGCTCACCCTTCCACACCGACGAACTGCCCCTTGCTGAAAAGAAGCAGTGGCGCGACGTGTGGCGCATCCGCAAAGAAGTCCTCGCAAACCTGAGCTCCCGCGAGACGTTCTAG
- the hpt gene encoding hypoxanthine phosphoribosyltransferase has product MAQPTTPAVPASECEILFSADQIAERVKAIGKQISDDYKGDSIVLVGVLKGAAIFLADLARAIEVDNTFDFVAVSSYGKGKTTSGAVKLIKDLDTPIEGKNVIVVEDILDTGLTLSYLRRLMLQHKPASLKIATCLDKPERRLVPIEADYVGFSIPNQFVIGYGMDYAEKYRNVADIRLFPEDKA; this is encoded by the coding sequence ATGGCACAACCCACCACACCCGCAGTTCCCGCCTCCGAGTGCGAGATTCTCTTTTCCGCAGACCAGATTGCCGAGCGCGTCAAAGCCATCGGCAAACAGATCAGCGACGACTATAAAGGCGACAGCATCGTCCTTGTCGGCGTGTTGAAGGGAGCCGCGATCTTCCTCGCAGACCTGGCGCGAGCCATTGAAGTGGACAACACCTTCGATTTCGTCGCGGTGTCCTCTTACGGTAAAGGCAAGACCACCAGCGGCGCAGTCAAGCTCATCAAAGACCTGGATACTCCCATTGAAGGCAAGAATGTCATCGTGGTGGAAGACATTCTTGATACCGGCCTGACCTTGAGCTATCTGCGTCGCCTGATGCTGCAACACAAGCCCGCATCGCTGAAGATTGCCACCTGCCTCGATAAGCCGGAGCGGCGCCTTGTTCCCATTGAAGCGGATTACGTCGGCTTCAGCATCCCCAATCAGTTTGTGATTGGTTATGGCATGGATTACGCAGAGAAGTATCGCAACGTGGCGGACATCCGCCTGTTCCCCGAAGACAAGGCTTAG